ATGTGTCTTCTACTAAACTACTTTTTCCACAAAacgatattaaaaaataatagcaGCAATtagtagaattaaaaaaaaatggctgttcTGCCTCCTGAAATCTGAAGCAAGCTGTTTTAGCCTGAAAGCTCATATGTGCCTCCTTTTCCCATGTCACCTGAATGCACCACCTTTCCCTCAATTCTCACTTCCTGTGCCACAGGTGATGTGGATGAGCATAATAGGGGCTCACCTCCTCCACTCACCAGTGATCCTAACAGATCAGTGAAAGTTGCATGATATTTGAGTCATGAAGATTACAGACAGTAATGTGATCCGGTTCCACCTTCAAGTCCTCTATGGGATAACTGTGAAGAGCTCGGAGAAGAGAAAGGAGCGACTGTTCATCGGCGGCACAAAGATCTTTGGCGTTCCTCTAGAAAATGTGCCCAGGCAATACATCCCCGAGTTTGGACTCGTGCCCTGGTGAGCAGGAAGTGTGCTTAAAAACTTCTAATGCTATTTAAGACGGATCAAATGCCAGAGATGAACCACGAATGTGATTTGTGCTTCAGTTTTTTGGTGGACGCTTGCTCGTTTCTCCTGGAGCGTGCTGGGACTGTGGGCCTGTTCAGAAAACCAGGCTCTCTTCCTCGCATCAAGAAGCTCAGGGTAAGATACATCAGTATAATATGTCAACAGGAGCAATATAGTTTCATCAGGCGGTTTCTTTCCTGTCGGCTGAGTAGTTTAGACGGTACGTCTTGCTGAAAACAAGACCTGAACCGGCCCGCGTCCTTTTCCGACGTCTTGCCACATAACAGCATATTTATGACAGTGAGCAAACGATAATGCCACCTGTAAGCACTTTTTCCATCAAgtgtattaaataaataaactgccATCTGAGGGCTTTGCAAATGGAATATGCGAATAAACATTCTGTGACGCTACATGCTGGCCAGTATTTCCCATGTGTCGTGTGAATCTCTGTGCAACGTCTGGTCTGTTCCAGGCCAAGCTGAACAGTGGCGAGGGGGGTCTGTCGGCGGCCATCTCCTACGACGTGGCCACTCTCATCAAGCAGTTCTGCAGGGAGCTGCCGGAGCCTCTGTTTCCCGCCGAGCTCCACGAGGCTCTGCTCAGGGCCCGGTCGCTGTCCGTCGCGCAGGACAGGACCTCGGCCCTCCAGCTGCTGTCCTGTCTGTTGCCTGCCAGAAACTCCTCCTGTCTGCACTACCTGTTCAACTTCCTCTCCAAAGTTTCCCAGAGGTATATGACTGCGGGGGTCATGACCCCCCAAGACCAGCTACCACTGGTCTACAGTGAAATGACCGCCTGTCTGGCTATTTTAAccatctttcattttgttttctggcttAAAGGTTTTGGCTCTAGTTTTATATGTTTATCTCCTCATTCAGGTGCACTGAAAACCTGATGACCAGCTCCAACCTGGCTACAGTCTTTGTTCCGTGTCTTTTACCTCCTCCCAACAAGGCCGAGATGTCTGAGGGGCGACTGGAACTCAGAGTGCTCGTCCTGCGCACCTTCATTGACAGTCCCCAGTTGTTTGGTAACAAACCAGTCACTTTGTGTCGACCCTGTGCTTtgattaaaatatgtttgtatagAATGGACATctgctgtgttttcatcttcactttATTGCCCAGGCGTGATTCCCAAGGCTGTGATGGACAGCATGGAATTTCTGATGAACTTCGACTTTCCGAAAAATGCTCCTTCAAAGAAAGGTCATAGAAAGAGACATAGtttaaaaggtaaaacaaacaaaaaaactcttcaACTTTCAAACACAGATCAATgtaaagggaaagaaaatacTCTTGAGCAATAATGGAGCTGTCAACCTTTCATCACATGCAGCGACGCGGCCTGTGAAGACGGTGCCCTGGATTCAGGGGAGGTCAAAGGCCACGCCTGCCGTCCCTGAGCAGAGCCAGGGGTCCACACCAGGAGGCAGACCCGCCCTCAGGAGAAGCCTCGGCTTGGAGACTTTCCCCAACGTCCTGCTGTTCAGGACTTGTATGCCTTGTAcaggtgagaagaaaaagaaaccatcTGTAATGTTTACGAATTGTTTAAAAACTAACATGGTgccaaatatataaaataaaatcctttttatAGAACAAGGTTTGAGTCCTGCAGAGGCCTGCTGCAAAACACCGCAACAGAGACTCGGAAGGTAAATTATTAACGTCCATTACCTCaatcaaaaaaaacctttaggGTATGTGATTTACTTAAAATCTGGCATCGTTGCCTCCGCCAAGGATGtcatgggtttgttttttggaggATAACTCAAAAAGTTATGAAGGGATTTGCATGACAATGTccttgattacattttgggaggggaTCGGGATCTTgatttaaggatttattttgaAGATTTCTTCAACATTGTGAGATGAGGCAAAAACAACTCTGTGCTCATGTTTCATTTGAGAACTAAATGGAACATACGAGGACCTTGTGCTGTTGTGcactttttctgctttttagaAATTATGCATTGCACATTTAGTTGTGGACTCTGCAGATATCGGACTGTGGCAGCCATTTTGCACATTGTGAAACTGTGGTTTTGTCACCAGTGTGTCATGTTAGAAAGCTACATTTATCCCTCTTCGAACATTCTTGgcacaatgttgttgtttttttttattttgttcgtttcccttttttctttgcagcgATCTGCGTTTGGGCCATTTCCCCCGGTTGACCAGAGGGCAAGGAGAGGACAGCTTGCCTGCGCTCACTGGCGTGGGGAAGCTGCAGCTCATGCCCTGGAGAAGACGCATTTCACTCTAATGTATATATCACGTATTAAGAAGTTGCCATGTTGGTTACCTCACGTCCGTTCAGCATTTTTAGGTTATGATTTGGCTGTCTTAGTTCAGATCACTAAACTTGTATTTTAACAGTCAACGTTTTAATCTTTTATAGCTATTTATTTCACAACAGACCTCTTTGTATGGATAGAAAAATGTACCATACGTTTTATATCaagtgaataaatatttttaaaaaagattctCAAGTATATCTCATGTTACACATTTGTAAgtttttctgtcttcacttcATCTTTAATGGAAATCAAAGCTCCAGACTCATGAAAGCCATCCAGATAAATTAAACCAGTAATAGCAACACATATAATAactgttgataataataatacaaataaaaaccaaCATAATACTAGGAACAACTAATGAGCAGCATATTGCCGAGGTGtcaggatgaaatgaaaaatataaaaaaatggacgttTGATAAGGACTATAGTTACTGTggttaattattgttttcatggCGCATGATGCGGAGACCCGTTGCGAGCAGCGTCTGCTCTCGGTGCACGGTTGTTGCGGAGCATTGTGCGAGGAACTGGCGCTTCAGCCAATGAgaagagaggatttttttttggtgtcctAGCAACTGCATCTGAACCGTGAAGCGAGGCGGATCGCGCTCTCCTGCAGGGTTGCATAAGAGACGACGATGATGACACCGGAAGTTCAGCGttgttccttaaaaaaaataaaggaagcaACTCTCTATTAAACCAGTAATTTTGAAACGATACAGTGCAGAAATGAATTATAGGATGTCAAATTAAGTCGAATCAGACTGGGCTTTgattgaaaatctttttttgattagttctttttttcatcgTGTTTGTAAAGGGatgtaacattttattttgaaaaccggaAATGTACTATATGGGCAGCGTGACAGATTTCTGGTGCTGAGAAGTCAggtcccaccaccaccaccaccaccaccacggtAAGAACAAACAAACGAGAGCAAAATCCATATTTGTGATCCCTCGTTAATTTTCTAGAAATTAAATCAAGTATATCATCTAATGCATTTCATTATATGCAGCTTTTATAGTCAATGTCATGTATTTGTCTGTTCCATAGATGTATCCTGTGCTATTTATAGActatttacatttgtattaatGGCTCTGTTTACAGAGGATTTATTCCATCTCAGACGACAGGCTCCTTTTAATAAATCATGACAGACATAGAAACCTCATAGAACCATACTATTGTCCATTATTATAACCTGATCATCCTGGTCCTGATCATCCGTCCGTGGCAGTAGACTGCagctgtgtttgcacatgatcTCACGCCTCTCCTGCAGCCTCATATTCGTCTGCGTGTCTTTCCTCGTCCCCTCCGCAGATGACAGAGATGTGCTCGGCGGTGCGCCTGTCGTTGCTCGGCCTCCTGCTGTGTCTGCAGCTCGGCAGGGCTCCGGCGCGCAGCCCGCGCACGGCGGACCAGGTGTCCGAGGCCGACATCCAGCGCCTCCTGCACGGCGTCATGGAGCAGCTGGGCATCGCCCGGCCCAGGGTGGAGTATCCAGCACACCAGGCCACCAACATCGTGGGGCCGCAGAGCATCCAGGGTGAGTGGGAGGGgggttgacaaaaaaaaaaccgaaTCAAGTGAAACCAAGACACAACAAAATTGTAAGTTTTAGTCAATAAAAGTGGACAGAAGTGATGGTTAAACACGTGTGAATTgttctcggtgtgtgtgtgtgtgtttgtgtttctttaaatgtacattttatttgtccaagatcatctgtttttgtatttaaattaaatatacaaaggcctttatatttttgtgtatgtaaccAAATATTTAGATAAATTCACAGTAAGAGAAAATCTGAGAGAAATTATATtacctaattttttttttcacacactcaAATGTGGATTTCAAGTAATGTCATCAATACGAGTTACCTCAAAGATGATAAAGATCCTACTAAATGAATCAGGCATTGAACTAACTTATTAAATCTCACATATTTTAAACGCTACTGTAATAGGCGTAAAATGGAATACACGATGCAGGTTAATAATGTTCTGCAGCATCTTTGTCAGACCCGTGGTGATCGCAGTGTCTGTGTTCCTCCACCAGGGGGTGCACACGAGGGGCTGCAGCACCTCGGCCCTTTCGGAAACATCCCGAACATCGTGGCCGAGTTGACGGGCGACAACGTCCCCAAAGACTTCAGCGATGACCACGGATACCCGGACCCTCCGAACCCCTGTCCCCTGGGGAAGACGGGTGCGAACTCTCGCTCTATAaccacattgttgttgttttttgtaacttATTAAATGTATGTTGAAGCAGCAGATTAAAGGACAGTATGCATCATAAATGTACTACTGAAATTGAAATCATGGTATTAGTCCCTGTTAAATACAAGAAGCACTTTTTGCTGATATTTCCCAGCATGCAGGGTAAGGTGATGCACTCTCAATCTTTCTGTCTTTGCcacaattttcttttgcacagaGGCAGACGGTTGTTTGGAAAACGCTCCGGACACCGCCGAGTTCAGCAGGGAGTTCCAGAAACACCAGCACCTATTTGACCCGGAGCACGACTACCCAGCCCTGGCCAAGTGGGTGAGTACACCGCCGGTCTCCTTCCCAGATTTATCATCTCAGGTGTGAAAGTAAGGCATCTGTAAAttttatcaaattattaatcgattatcaaatgGCATCAGTATCACAGTTATCCAGCGTCCTTCACCTGTAAATCAGGTATGTGTGCTTTTAGCCACTGGAATACCTGAGACACTACGGTGTTCATGGGAGCCATCTCTGCTTagaggtttttaaaaatagaatttCTTTCATCTCCACCCGATCCTGTTGTTGgaataacagcagcagcagcagcagcttccacATCTCTTCTGTCTTATTGTCCACTCATGCTGCTAAGTGCTGTCAGATGGAATGAAGACCAGACgttttccattaaaaaagatcaaacaaAACTTGTTCACAATTTTTCGGCTTGTTTGTCGGAAGGGGTTTGGCTCAAAGAAGTCGCCACTTTTGAGGATTTTTATGCCTCTCGGCCACTTGGACTATAATTTAGGAAGACAGTGActggctgaaaaacaacagatacaTAATTTTGATGtcataaaactgttttttttttgtttttcttcttttgcattTCCTCTCAGAACAAGGAGCTTTTGTACCAAAAATTGAAGGGAGGaccgaaaagaagaaaaagggtaTAGTGTTTCTTGGTTTGTCTTTTCCAGTGCAAGATTGTCTTAGAAACCACATCACCACATCAACTCCCGAGAGCATTTTACTCTCACAGAATTTCAAGTTTGCTCATATGTTAAgtctttacatttacagtatatatacactcaTATTTTTGTCCGCCTGTTTGCAGAGCGTCAACCCATATTTAATGGGCCAGAGGCTGGACAACGTGGTCGCCAAGAAATCTGTTCCTCACttctctgaggaagaggaggaggaagcaccACCGACCGTCTCCGCTGCCACCAAATCCACCACCTAAACTCCTGCACCCGCAGCCCTCTCTGTAATATTAAAGTATATACTCTCAGATACAAGATTTTAACACCACATACTCAAGCATTTTGGCATAGCAATCAATTTAATGGCGAATCCACTGGACTGAAATAAGGAATGGTAAAATAAAGGCAAGATGAGcaatttgaaatgttgtttttttcctcatacaGGGGCGCAATAATTCGGATTTGGTCAACAGTTACACAGGGTTTGCGGGTTGGTCTAATTCAAAAAATATTGCTGCAGTCATCACTATGCCGGTTGCAATAGGataaaaacctttatttatctCAGCTAATTATCTCAGCTGCTCGTCCTTATCAGATAAGTTCCCACCTTCACGCTGGTACTAAAGTGAACCTGCCTCTTCTCGCTCCCTCGCTATAACCTTGAAAGATGAAGCAGGAAAGGCTTTAAAGAATCTGTGGGTCAAGAtgatcttttctcttctctccgcaCACTCAGGATCAAAGTAATACTACTTTAATATTACTTTAttgaaaacacatcaaacatcagTTTCCTTCAACACTCAATCTTATTATTCCATGATGGGAGTACTGTAAAgttatattactttttttatgagTGGgtcttatcattttttttttctttaacaattaATAGATTGCAAAGAAAACTAGGATTTTCAAATTAAGGAACATATTCAAAGGACTGTTTCTGaccagcagaaagaaaaacaccaaagtgttgagtttactgtcatagaaaaccaggaaacaaagacattttaatatttgaggTGGTATAAGAgcttaaatgattaatcaacaTGTTTGCCAACTGTCTCTGAAAAAATCACAAACTTACTACAAGTATGTTGGACTTTTGTTGAAATGTCTTTGGAaagctgcattttttgtttgaaacatCAGAAAGTCCGATCCGTACAGCACAGTTTTAACTTCAGTAAACTGTAGGAATCTGATTAACCATAAGATGAGGTATAGTAAAAAAGTGGTTCTCAGTTTATCTTCACATCAATTCCTTACTTTTTCtaataaatgacaaataaatggtGTAAAATAGTCCAATAACCCTTTGATTAAACCGTTCAAGCCAAAATACTGTAATATATGGTGTTAAATTCTGAACCTGACAGTGTAGCACATATCTACCACTGTATCATATAAGTTGTACAAAGACATATTGATGTTTTCGGAGGTTGAATCTGAAAGTTTATCATTATCCATGACTGTAAAAAGATCAATCTACTTACACTGATGTTTCACTTTTGTATGTGTTGATATGAGCAGCTGTTCGCCTCCTGTGCGTCTTCAAGCAGATTCAATGTTCGTTAAGTTAATAAGCTTTGCTTTGTCACGTAAGGGATGATTGTGAACCGTTTCACTGTACAGTGAGATGGGGAAAACTTTACAGATGATTCATGCCTGGGATTTTGGCACGTCACTGTACAGCATCAAACACTGAGTCTTCACTGAAACAGGGATCTCTTCATCTTGCCAAATAATCTTTGTgttctgtctttgttctgtAAAGTCAAATAAACGATTTATCTGCATAGACAAACTTTGGAggagggtttttcttcttttcagatCAGTGAGGATCAGAGTTTAGGGGGGGCGTGTTCTGCTGAAGCTCTGAAACTCAGAGACAGTTTAGAAAACTCCTCAGTGTCTCATTCATAAAGCCACCGGAGAGAGAGACCTGGGACCTGGAGAAGAAACAAGTGTCTGACTGGATGAAGTTTTCTTGTGAGGCgtttataaataaacaaacaggtaaCTCAGCTTTGTTTAATTTGGACAGAAAAGCTGATTAGATGGTGTTTTCGGCGAAAATGATTGTTTTACGCACAGGTTTTACGCACGCAAAAAACCTATGCGTAAACGCTCTCCATAAacaaactgatttattttttgcttttccttctcAGCTGCGATGATGAGGACGACACCGGCGCTGGTCCCCGTTGTGGTTGTGgccctgctgctctgcacacTGCCGAGTACAGACGCCGCGACCTTCCAGGGCGCCTTACCGCATCCGAACAAATACAACCCCAACGACTCGGAGCggtgtcaacaacaacaaccgccCATCGGCGGACTAATCTCCCGCGGGCCGGGGCCCGTGACGTCCACCGACGAGGTGCTGGAGTCCAGTCAGGAGGCGCTGCACGTCACGGAGCGCCGCTACCTGCGGCTCGACTGGTGCAAGACGCAGCCGCTGAAGCAGACGATCCGCGAGGAGGGCTGCCTGAGCCGCACCATCATCAACCGCTTCTGCTACGGACAGTGCAACTCCTTCTACATCCCGCGGCACGTCTACCAGGACGGCAGCGCGTTCGAGTCCTGCTCCGCGTGCAAGCCCAGGACCTTCAGCACCGTCACGTACACGCTCTTCTGCCCGGGACAGACGCCGAGCACCAGGAAGAAGCGCGTGCAGCGCGTGAAGCAGTGCCGCTGCACGACGATAGCGACGGACTAGACCCTCGGTCCTGGAGGAAAAGTGCAGCTTTGCAAAACatattggggaaaaaaggatcaAGGTTGCTCGTGGTTATGATGGAGAGATGTTCACCCTCTGATTTAGCTGATTCAGGTGTCATGATCCATCTAAAGTGATAACTGGACCAGCAATTAACTGGACCACTTTGCAGTCATTTCATCCATTACATATTTTGGTGTAAACAGATTTAGTGGTTTTTCGTTGGCAGTTGCCAAAGGTTTAGAGTTTTAGTTTTGGCCTCATGACCTTGAGCCAAAGAGAATGAGTTTAAgttaaattctttatatttcttgTCCGTATACAGGCAGGTAGGTGGTCTTGCAAGATTCTACCTTATAGCAGGAAATGTAAGAGGACACATCTTCGAGAGGATATGGTGTCATTGTTTCCACTGTGTGGGATGTAAGTCAAAGGTTgtcatgatatatatatatatatatatatgcatatatatatatatatatatatatatatatatgtatatacatatataaaattgCACAGCTAAATGCCACTTCTTTTTATGACTGTGTATAATTTGTGTATCGTGTAATGTTGCTTGTAAATACAATAAATCTTTTTTCAAGCCATAACAATccccgtttttttctttcctgatcAGCGACtttatttgttgaaaaatactgtaaaagatTCTCAACTATACATGTCAGCATTAATGCAAAATCAAGTGCAAAATAAGAATTAATACAGTTAAATCTATCTCTGATCTACTTATTGCACAATTGTTCCAGTCTTTAATCtctaaaaaacacatttttttgtatttaatatacTTCCCAGCAATGTAAGAATAACAAATGAAGTCTGTTAAAAGGTGAGTCGTTGGTGTGGTACCACGTTTCCAAATCAATGACATCAACGTCTGAGATGTTGACACCATCCGGTCCAAGCAGAAGGTGGTCGTGTGACTGAAATGACCCAGATGTTGAAAGATGAAGTCTCTTAAGCAGAAGACATGTTGGCTTCTTTCTGACGTAGTCGTTCTTTCTGTTGGGAGCAAAATATGATCAAGACAGGAACAATTCTTCCCATTCTTCTGTGTAGTTTAGGATGTATTGCATCACCTTGGATTAGGATGTTAAAAAGCTCATTCATACACTAGACAATTGCTTGTTAATGGTTCTGTTCAATATTGTCTCTGTGTGATGCTTCCCTGTGCTATCATGGATCCCGTCTTACCAGGCTGTTGGGGTTGATCTTTCTCGTTTCCACTTTCTTCTCCGCAGTGATTCGCTTCACTGACAGCTGAGCTTCCTTTAACCTACAACAGCAAAGAATCAGCTTATTAATGCTGGAGCCCTTGACACGTCCAttcaaactacaaaaaaacaacaacaacaacttcatcGTTAGTTAAGTTATGAATTTGGGACAAACTTGTTTTCCTTGTAAAGTAAATGAATAACAAAAGTTGTCTACAGAAGTTCAGTTTAAAGAAAATTACCTAAAGACATAACATTAAATCCAtcaccaaaaaaatcaataacctgCAGCTCTTAGATTGTGTCTGTCCATACTGTATGTGATCCCTCACTAGGCCTGTAACGATAATTACACCTTTTCGAACGGTACATGAActcgataattttttttgaatattgattgtgtttgtttacatttctctcagcagcaacataAAATCGTGCAGGAAAAGGTCAGTGACTCACACAAGGTGAGTCACATGGTcttaaaattacaattttattgtttatcgcaataatttctgggacaatacaTCGCCCAACAAAAAGTTGTTATGGTTACAGGCCTGTCCTTCGCTCATCATTTGTTagaccttaaaaaaaaccttgctcCACTGTGGTACCAAAGTCACCGAGTTCACATTTATTCCTCAtcctgatgtttgatgtgaacattaactgacGTTTCTGACTTTCGTCTGCATGGTTTTAGGCTTTGAACGGCTGCCACACGATTGGCTGATTGTATTACAGCGTTAATATGCAAATGCACAGGTGTTCATAATAAAATTGGCCTGCGAGTGCACGCAAACGCCACTCACCTCTCTTTGGAGATATTCTTGTTCTCCCTCTTCCACCTGTTTTTGAAGTCGGCACAAAACTCAAACCAGAGCATGAAGAAATGAGCAGCAGCCACGTCCTTCTCTCCAGATTTGGGCTTCAGTCCGAAGTACAGAACCAAGTCTTGAAAACTTTGCAGCAAGtatataaaagagaaaaaatttaaaacccAGTTAACTGAGATGGAGGTGTACATTTATTTCAGTTAAACTTGATTTTAAATCTAGAACCATGTGTTGCATTTTGACcttcataaataaaagatatgaTGACTTTTCAGTCAGGGGCTcgtaaaatattaaattcagttaaatggaaaaaatatgggACCTGGAGAAGAAACAATTgtctgatgaaaatgaaaaataattaacgATCCAATACCAAAAATGACTCCATGTCAAAATAGACGATGGCACGAAAGTCAATTCTCATTCATGGTTGCACGCTTCCTGCTTTTTCCAGTAGATTTTTTCAGAAATATTTCCATCTACTGATCGCTGCAGAGATTTGAACGTCAGGAATCGTTTGTTGAATTCCAGACAAAGGCCACGATGCTGCACTTAAAACGTCAACATGATTTAAGTCTCCGAACCTTTTTTGCACGCTCATCAGCTGATAGGAAGCTTCTGCGTGTTCTTTCCGtgctgcaaagaaaacagacgaGGAAATAGTTTAGTTGCGCTCAGACTGACTGACTATACTTTGACGAATCATAATCCATGTGGAAGAGTCTGTTGATGTTGTAGGGACACAATGAGAAGCTCTTTCATGATGATGTCAAATGGAGCCAGACAATCATCAGTTATGGGACAATGGAGCCATTCGTGTTGCTATTTTCACATTGCAATGCCATTatgataaaaataacaaatacaccAACTACCTGTGAGCGAGTCCCTGTAATGTTGTCGGATTCAGCTTTAAGATCCAGAAAAATTCCCAgagcaacacattttaaatttaagtttTCTCTTTGATAACTTTTTACTTACTCTTTTTGGTGAATAGAGAGACATCACTTTACAAAATTGTGTCATTTAGTTTGCCGCAGTTGTAATGCTTGTCGTAAAAACATcttgaaacattttattttgcatttcaagaggaagaaaatgttcCAGACTAATGTTCCCTGAGAAATATGAAAGcttgaaaaaacagtttgaatgGCAGAAATGCTGTTGATAAACTACACACAGTCCTGTTGATCTGTAAGGTTTTACACCACATGAAGACCGATGGTTGGGTCTTTGCTTTTGAGACACAGAACAGTTATGACActcaaaataagaaatacattttaccaTCGGCGCCATTTCAAACACTGGGAATGGAAGGCGTCTCTATTGCATGATGTCTTGTGAGTTAGGATGAGTtgggttttaaaacaaaaatagccTTGGCTGgttgaaagaattttttttttctgcaatgaaAGAGTTTCTGGTAGGGACCAGTGCCTGTGTGTCTCAAGCGGGAGTCTCTTAGTCACTGCCCAATCTGTCGGATCCTAATCTGAGTGTCTAGCCTCGACTCTGAATCCACGCTATCTACCGCACGGACAAACTAAATGAGAGATCAGCTGCttcttaattattttattttttttaatcgagaacattttaaaagacacaaaatatttttttaaatctcttaacTTGAAGTAATCACCAACAGAAACTTTACAAACTTAACAGCAActcgaaaaaaaagaagtcattcTGAACAGAGCAGTGTCACTGTCGACACATCTCATCTGTTTGACATTGCTAAATATCTGTTAATAAGATTATGCACAACTCCCTTCggtacacacacgtgtgcacataGCACCTTCTTCACCAGTTGTCTATATTGTTCTGTTGTTTAATGTCATATGTTGTGTTTAGatagtgcatgtttttttttcactcgaCTGTCACAGTATGACTCACCACTGAGAACAAAAGTCTCCATCTTGT
This sequence is a window from Scophthalmus maximus strain ysfricsl-2021 chromosome 18, ASM2237912v1, whole genome shotgun sequence. Protein-coding genes within it:
- the LOC118289758 gene encoding neuroendocrine protein 7B2, yielding MKITDSNVIRFHLQVLYGITVKSSEKRKERLFIGGTKIFGVPLENVPRQYIPEFGLVPCFLVDACSFLLERAGTVGLFRKPGSLPRIKKLRAKLNSGEGGLSAAISYDVATLIKQFCRELPEPLFPAELHEALLRARSLSVAQDRTSALQLLSCLLPARNSSCLHYLFNFLSKVSQRCTENLMTSSNLATVFVPCLLPPPNKAEMSEGRLELRVLVLRTFIDSPQLFGVIPKAVMDSMEFLMNFDFPKNAPSKKGHRKRHSLKATRPVKTVPWIQGRSKATPAVPEQSQGSTPGGRPALRRSLGLETFPNVLLFRTCMPCTEQGLSPAEACCKTPQQRLGSDLRLGHFPRLTRGQGEDSLPALTGVGKLQLMPWRRPSYSSACLSSSPPQMTEMCSAVRLSLLGLLLCLQLGRAPARSPRTADQVSEADIQRLLHGVMEQLGIARPRVEYPAHQATNIVGPQSIQGGAHEGLQHLGPFGNIPNIVAELTGDNVPKDFSDDHGYPDPPNPCPLGKTEADGCLENAPDTAEFSREFQKHQHLFDPEHDYPALAKWNKELLYQKLKGGPKRRKRSVNPYLMGQRLDNVVAKKSVPHFSEEEEEEAPPTVSAATKSTT
- the grem1a gene encoding gremlin-1a, with product MKFSCEAFINKQTAAMMRTTPALVPVVVVALLLCTLPSTDAATFQGALPHPNKYNPNDSERCQQQQPPIGGLISRGPGPVTSTDEVLESSQEALHVTERRYLRLDWCKTQPLKQTIREEGCLSRTIINRFCYGQCNSFYIPRHVYQDGSAFESCSACKPRTFSTVTYTLFCPGQTPSTRKKRVQRVKQCRCTTIATD